Proteins found in one Planctomycetaceae bacterium genomic segment:
- a CDS encoding DNA adenine methylase — protein sequence MPGRRAEKRVYRPPRCWTIGKALACTAEESYRPKKRENAVTAVNSFLRWVGGKSGLCDRIVSLIPDHTCYVETCCGGAWVFFRKDRESSRSEVLNDIDGDLVNLYQVLQRQGRKLLREVDCLPYSRAVFLRLFDSEPRSPMARAVRYLYVNRVSFGGKMVDRSFGVKVTGRVNVLQNWLRDDPDVLVDRLRGVILESMDLVDLVDRYDRPQTFFFVDPPYYGLSQPYAGQFKDIDHARVAARLKNLKGKVLISYNDCPEVRALYRGLTLREVTTRYSIERNETSQAKELFITNF from the coding sequence GTGCCAGGGCGGCGAGCGGAGAAGCGAGTTTACCGCCCGCCCCGATGTTGGACCATCGGCAAGGCCCTGGCCTGTACGGCTGAAGAATCGTATCGACCGAAGAAGCGAGAGAATGCAGTAACGGCTGTGAATAGCTTTTTGCGATGGGTTGGAGGAAAGAGCGGGCTTTGTGATCGGATTGTGTCACTCATCCCCGATCACACGTGCTATGTGGAGACGTGCTGCGGCGGGGCCTGGGTGTTCTTCAGGAAGGACCGGGAGTCCAGCCGATCCGAAGTGCTCAATGACATCGACGGAGACTTGGTCAATCTATACCAGGTGCTTCAGAGGCAAGGCCGCAAGCTGCTGCGGGAAGTGGATTGCCTGCCGTACTCAAGAGCGGTGTTTCTGAGGCTGTTTGACTCCGAGCCTCGCAGCCCAATGGCTCGGGCGGTTAGGTACCTCTACGTCAACCGCGTGTCCTTTGGCGGCAAGATGGTCGACCGCAGCTTCGGAGTGAAGGTAACGGGCAGGGTAAACGTTTTGCAGAACTGGCTGCGGGACGATCCCGACGTGCTGGTTGACCGCCTGCGGGGCGTAATACTTGAATCGATGGACTTGGTTGATCTTGTGGACCGCTACGACAGGCCCCAGACGTTCTTCTTTGTGGATCCACCTTACTACGGCCTGTCGCAGCCCTATGCCGGTCAGTTCAAAGACATCGATCATGCCAGGGTTGCCGCCCGGCTCAAGAACCTTAAAGGCAAGGTCCTGATCAGTTACAATGACTGCCCCGAGGTCCGGGCCTTGTACCGTGGCTTGACGTTGCGGGAAGTGACAACCAGGTATAGCATCGAGCGAAACGAAACCAGCCAAGCGAAGGAACTGTTTATCACCAACTTTTGA